In Podarcis muralis chromosome 7, rPodMur119.hap1.1, whole genome shotgun sequence, the genomic stretch CTCTCTCTGATTCTAGATTGTAAGTCCCCCTGCAACAGTCTATTCTCCTATTGTGTGTTCTAAATCTGGGGTAGAGAGCTCTCTATGATGCACCACGTTAGCTTTCAGCAGCCTGCTGCTCTCTGGatggtttggactacagctcccatcagccccaagcagtgAGGTCATGGTAtgcggggctgatgggagatggagtccaaaacatctggaggacagccAGCCTTGTGAAGGCTGTGCTGTGTGTTCATGTGGTGCTGTATTTGCAATAGATAAGAATGGGGAGGTTTTCCCCCAAGGGATCCAAAAGAGAAAAACATATCACCACACcctcttttgctttttaaagtcaTCCTTTTGTGCCACAGGTATCACCAGCAGAAGCTGAAACATTCGTGTCTCACTAACAGCTTTGATGAAGTAGCTCCTTTGAACAAAATGGGGCGGAAGAGAAAACGGGAATCGGGCAGGCAAGTCCCCGTCAGCCGGAATCAACCCCTAACAAAAGGTTCATTTAATATCAAAATTGTAGTGAGCCAGCCATCTCGTATCCAGCGTTGCTTGGAAATTCtaaggggggaaaacccagtGTGGTGTTGAAATCAgtagttaaaatcagtgcagttttgaaaggttcagtccgccaaagaattgtgggaagtgAAGTTTGTTGaaggttctgagagttgttagaagaccttcTCCCAGAGCCACAGTTCCCAAAAGGATTTAactatcaatccctcttcccagggaactctgggaattgtagttctgtgaggggaatagggatcttactaacaactctcagcacccttaacaaacaaaatACAACTCCCATGGTTCTTCGAGGTAATTTGTGACTCTTTAAAATGGCTTCTAACCCAATAATAATTCCTGTCCCTCCCATTTTGCTAGGTGCCCCCCCTCAGCTGAAGTTGCTCTGTGGGACAGACATCTTGGAGTCCTTTGCAGTCCCCAACCTCTGGAAAGCAGAAGACATTGTAGAAATCGTGGCCAACCACGGCATGGTGTGTATTAGCAGGGTGGGAAATGACGCCCAGAAATTCATCTATGAATCCGAGGTGCTGTGGAAGCACAAGGAGAGCATCCACGTAGTGCAGGAGTGGATTGCCAACGACATCTCTGCCACCAAGATCCGGAGAGCCTTGCGGAGGGGCCAGAGCATCCGATACCTGGTGCCAGACGCAGTTCGAGCTTACATCAAGCAGCACGACCTGTACACTGCAGAGAGTGAAGATCAGAATTCAGGAGTCATCCTCGCTCCGTTTCAGAGATACATGAGGGAGGCCAAAAATAATTGAAGGCGTGGTGGCGGGGCTGGTCCATATGGGCAGGTGGGGTGCTGGCCTGCCAGCTTCAGTCTTGATTCCTCCAAACCCCTCCTTGCTATAGAGTTCCTGGCTGTCACATTCCTCCTCTTTAGTTTCAGTGATGCCCCTTGTAGAACACAACAGCAAGGAGGATGAAAGCAACATTGGagtgagttggctctgcctgtcattggctgtggctcagcctatcattggctctgcctccactCATCGCTGGATGGCATCACTGAGACTACCTTacgccccaccagtcccaatgggcactagCCCCCATTGAATTTGAACAATCCATCTTTagatgggagagggaggagagagagggagagttttATCAGCTTAGAGTTCTATTAGTGTGTTTTATCAGCTTAGCATTGTCACAGCCCCCAAAGCCATCCCCATGCATGCCAGGGACTGGGGCCTTATGTAGTTGCCAGATGATGTGtcgaaatcacacacacacacacacacacacacagcttctcaGCCTTTCTCAGCATCTTCATCGGTGGAAACCAGCAAGTGATTTTTTTCATGGCACAATTGCCTGAGAGTGCCCATGGGTTGAGCTGAGGATCTGGCTGCTGGTCAAGAGGTTGGCAACCAACCCAACTATGTGAACCTGAATCCTAAGCATTGCAGAGTCTTCTATTTAAACACACGAACAACAGGCCTGATTGTAATGCACCAGCACTTCTCTTCTTTAGGACAGGCCTGCAGAACTTTGGGCACTGAGGTTGGACAGAACCCTTCTGTTCTTTGCTGTCCCAGGCAGGCAGCGAGACTGGGAGGTTTTTTGAGCCCACCATGAGCCAGTATATACAACACACGGTGTATCACCACCTGGGTGGACCAGGAGTTGTTCAGGTCTGTTCTGCTGTCCCCTTGAGCTGCTAAGCACCATTGTGCAGCCTCTGGCCTCCCACAGAGGTAAAATCTGCAGAACAACTGTGACTAAAGGGTGGAATGGACACACCCACATCTGATTGAAATCTGGCATCTTGGCAACAAGAGTTGAATGCTTGCTTTATTACTTTGAATTTCTTTGATTCTAAGAATATGTGATTGACTACTCTTCCTGTGTGCAAACTGGTCACATAGCCCTTGTCCACTCTAGATGCCACCTAGAATTTGAAGTGCCTTGCAGGTTCATCAGCTCCTACATTTCACAGAGTGGCATTCTCCTCCTCTTGTTCGTTTGACCCCTGCCCCTCCTTTCCCAACTGTGGTTGCAGACTCCGTTTTGCAGGTAACAATGAtgactgtgaactgaatgtatcACACTGAGCCTGGTGGTCAGAATTACATTTCCACCAGTTTTAATACTAACCATGGTTAGCTCAAACCAGAGTTTGCACACCCAGTTCCAACCTAGCTGCAGACTCTGAATTGCAGATAGCTATGGTAAGCTATCAATGCACAGGTAACTATGGCTGGCTCCCAAAGGAAACAGATAAGGGAATATGTGATGaacagaggaggaagagcaggaaccAAGAGGAGGTTTTCCGTCTCCTCTCCAGTTTTCCTCTACATGAATGCATATTGGGAAATGCTTTTCACAGAAAGACTGCATGCCTTTGAATCTTTTAGCTCTGTTGGTTCAGAGCCgccaacagaaaagaaaagaaaaatcaacaaaGCTTTGGTCCTCTTAAACTTCCATGACTCACACATCAATTGAACAGAATTtttgtgcatttccccccagcaCTGTCATGTGATTCAAGAAATAAACTATAGGGGCTATTAAAAGAGATCTCAAAAGATGTTGTAGCATATACCACCGCCACCCTGTGGTGATGTTATTAAATGATACTGGGATTTGCATGAAGAAAGAACATAGAATATTAGTAATTTAATTTAGCTGGAGCAAGAATGTTCCTTGTAAAAACAAGAGgagaagaacaacaacaggaaaaggaaaaactGTGACAATGTGTTAGCAACCTGCAATTACTGCCGTTCAACAAAGCAATCACAAGGCGATAATGCATTTATTGTATGTTATATTTTGTAAGATTGGGGAGAATGATCACATACTAGAGAAAGAACAACGCACAAGAAAACCTACAAAGGCTATCAGTGTTGTTATGTTTCACATAATGGGTGTAACAGATGAGGCTTTGTCTTTATTCAGTTACTGAATGTTCTTGTATATCGTGTGTGTACAAATACCCGTTTCAATTTTTGGTGACTTTCTtctttacaattattatttttaaaatgaataattaaCAGGAACAGAACAGGGTCAAGAGTTTTTTGTTTACGGTCAGCTTTCATTGCAAAATTGCACTTTGCCCTCCCCACAGCTGCACAACCAACCCTTTAAAATCATAATGCTGTAGTGTGAGAGCGTTTGTGTGTATGCCCCTGCACTTTACCTCTGCAACGCTAGAGAGGCGCTGTGCGTGAGCCAGGAGATCAACATGTGATATTTTGATAACTTCCTTACTCAACAAGTTTAGAATATTACAATAAAATCAGTATGACAAAATCAGTTCACAAGCTGTGTGTGTTCCTTTTGCACTGGGATGGAGGGcctttcccttctggacaactttcctggggccgcatgccagtggtgggcagagcaacaaatataaattttacctttgtataggGGACTagtttgtacacccacccacaccctcgcTTCTCCATGCTCCCATCAAGGCAAGGCAGGAGCATGATCGGAGCTGAAGGACATAGTCCATCCAGGCAGAAATGCATGAGGAGGGGGTGAAGGAAGGACAATGAGAGGCGTGGCCTGGGGGGAGGTGTGGCTTGTCAAGAATCCCAGGGGCCAGATAGACAGGACTGGAGGGCCTCATTTGACACCTGGATCTAAGAAAAAAGCTTTTTTTCCTTGTCAGCGAAACTCACCAAATCAGCTCAGCCAAGCAAGACTATGGGTTATGTTTGGCTAAGGGATATTGCCACTTGAATTTTCAACAAATCCCAAGTCCCTTTATATATTAGAGGGACGAAGAaccatttttcagcctgaggttcACAACCTCCCAGGGCCATGTTCCAGTGGTGCATTGAGACAAAGGCACAAGTGGGTGAATGGTAGACCCAGGGGTCatttactccaaccccctgcaatgcaggaatctcaacacttaGCCCCCTTTCCAATTTGAagccataccagaccctgcttagctttgcaaatgtgctagaagTTTTATTGCTACACTACTAGGAGAACTGAATATAAGTGTTACCTTTGTACCAGCAGCTAGTTCCCATATGCACTGACACACCacactctgcacacacacacacacacacacacacacacatacacatacgcCATCTAGGCATGCAAGAGGCACCACAGCCCATAACGGGTGTATGTGTAAGCGAGTGCACGAACTATTTTGATTAAAAATCAAGACTGTTCCCTTTTTGTTATCCCATGAGGTAGAGAACAATGGTGCACGAAGAACAGGAAGGCGACTCTGAGGTCTGGTATTGCAATCCCAGATGGTCATGCAACTTGGAGAGACTTGGGAGGACCAGAAATGTGGTCAGAGTTCAAGGTCTCTGCTGTGACCGCAACCTACTTCTGCAGAAGTTGCTAAATTGTTAAGGGCACCAGGGTGTTTGCCCACTCAAAATAGTCTGATTAACTTGAGTTTTatgcccatatatatatatacacataaactTTGGCTGTAGTGTATTGCAGAGCAAAGGTAGCACATGAGAGTTTATTCATCCTGTTATCTGCTTAGCCTTATCTAAACATAAGAACAGCcaagttgctggatcaggccaaaggcctacctagtccagcatcctcttttcacagCCATGTGCCTCTGAGAATCCTGCAAGCAGCACTTGAGCACAACAGTACTCTCTCCACatgtggtattcagaggcatactgcctccaactgtggaggtgggGCATCTGATTATGTTCAAGTTTATAGTACATAAACAGGGTGCAATGCACAGGCTGAAGGGCCTCTGTCACTGCCTAGAAGACCAAGGACCACTGGGTAGTTGCAGCTATTCTTCCCAATTACATGGGCCTTagattggaaggacagatcctgaagctgaggctccagtactttggccatctcatgagaagagaatattccctggaaaagaccctgatgttgggaaagatggagggcacaaggagaaggggacaacagaggacaagatggttggacagtgttctcgaagctaccagcatgtttgaccaaactgcaagaggcagtggaagaatggagtgcctggagtgctctggtccatggggtcacgaagagtcagacatgactaaatgactaaacaacaacaagatccaGGTGAGACATAAGTAAGCCCTTCTGCTTATGGGGCACAATCAgcttgtggaactcactgccacaaggtgTGGTGGCAGACCCTAACTTAAGGGATGAGAAAAATGCATGGACCTGTCCAATGCTAAccctactcggagtagacccactgaaattgatggccATGGCTAACATAGGCCCATTTATTTCCATGGGTAGGACCTGATACAACCTTATTAGTCTTTATGTGGAGCTTCCATCTTGTGAGGCAGTCTATCTTTAATTGGTATTACTTTAATTGTTATCAATCAGTACATGGATAGCTCCATTGGTTAGATCACCGTGCcgataatgccaaagttgcaggttcgatccttgtaagggacagctgcatattcctgcactgcaggggggttggactagatgatcctcagagtcccttccaactcttactggaggttttttttaaagttgctttgCATACAATTCTGTAGCAGAGGAGGGAAACAACAAAGGCCTATTTTTTGGCCTCCCATAATCGTCTGCCTGGCAACTGCTGGAAAGGAGATCCTGGTTAAGACTAAggctggggagcctgtggccttccagatggggggattccaactcccatcagcccctgccagcaaggccaatggtcaggggtgatggaaactGTAGCCCCAACAACACTGAATAGGCCAAGGTGTCCCCATCCCTGGAAAGAGTCTTGAACTGAGTCTTGGGCACCTTCTTGTACCCGTATTAGCTCTGGGTAATTTGGGATATAAACTGCCTTTGCAGAagtagtttacagtggtacctccagttaagaactgaattcattctggaggtccgttctgaacctgaaactgttcttaacctgaagcaccactttagctaatggggcctcctgctgctgctgcgctaccggagcatgatttctgttctcatcctgaagcaaagttcttaacccgaggtactatttctaggttagcagcatctgtaacctgaagcgtctgtaacccaaggtaccactgtacctccaaaTGCCAAATGCTGGGAAGTGACCATGGGGAAGCTCCGTGGTCTTCCCAGAGGCACCCTTGGCTGCCCACTGTCGGAAGCAAGACACTGGGGCTTGGAGGGACTTTTGTCCTAATCTTTGGCAGGGCTGCTCGGAAGTTCTCCCACGCCACCAGTTTTGAGAGAGACCCAGATATGACCCACATTAAGACCAAGAAGAGGTTAAAACTCTCCTCTTGCCTCCTCCTCACCCCGTGACTCATGGAACAGTCACTTTTAGTTCTGAAGAAACAATTTCAAATAGCTTGAACTTTCCCCTCCAAAGTCCCAGCTGCAGCAGATTCTGGGCCCACCCCTCCAGTAGATTGGATCACACTCCCATCACCTTCAGCTGTGAGACCTCTCCTATTCTCCATATATatatctagagagagagagaggagggtctGCAAAGGTCCAGTTAGCTTTGGTGTTGTATTACCGGTAGGTTTGTTTGTCTACTTCAGCCATGCCTGCTGATTTCAATGGCACCTGGAACCTTGTCAGCAGTGAGAACTTTGAAGGCTACATGGTGGCCTTAGGTAAGCTGAAATATAGATTGATTTTTCTCTTCGTCTTTGACTATTTGCTTTATCTTGGAAACTGTTCCTCTTTGTGCAGAatgtcccccacccctttcctcagCCAGAAGCTGTATATGTAGTTGTTTGAACTCTGCGATATATTATGGgtgttttgatttttgtttttattataaaaaaagttTGTATCTAATCACTGCTGATTCTCAGCTCTGAGTTCCTTGagttatttactcagaagtaaggtctGTTGAATTTGGGGCTTGGCTCCTGAATAAGTATGTGCAGAATTGCTGGTTTCCCTAATGTTGAATTGAGGAATCCAAGCATTCTGTATCTTGGAGGATTAACTACATGTATTTCTGAATGGAAGTCCCTTTCCAGGCAAGGAGCTGGAGTTTGTTCTCCCTCCCCTGCTTTGCTATTGTAACAATCCTGTGACGTAGACCTACATCAGTGAGTATAGGAGTTTATTTTGAAGGAAGAGCTGGGCAAATTCAAAGTCTCCTTCTGTTTCTGTGCAAGGATGTACAGTAATTTGCTGGAAACACTTGGTGTTTCAAATAAATTGAATGCATTTTATAGGGGAGAGGCCAACACCTTGGTGATCATCTGAGCTTATGTGGGAGTTAATATTATCCAGATTGCTTCTTGGTGTCGCTCTGGGCACACCTGGTCTTCTCAACCTTCATTCTCTAGCTAAAATTAGGATTACAGTCTCCTTAGTGAGTTGTCTCAACAACAGTGTTTGGCAACACAAGTGGGTCAGGTCTAGAATGTTTGCAGCCCTGTGCTTATGAAGTATACAAGCTCTTGAGCTCAGGGCAGCCACACACACGGCTTCCTTTTTTTCActcaacaaccttgtaaggttgTGAGAAAATATTGCATAATGAGACCTCAAAGTGGAGAGTTGAACTAGGGCTCTATCATTTCAAATCAAACACAGCAACCGCTATGCCACACTGGCCCCACAGCAGCTACTAGTTTACCTACTTTGACAAAGAACCAATTCCAAGTGGCTAGACCAGTGGTTttctccctggggtgccttgaaatGATGGacaggggtgccgcaggcaaccctggcctctgtccctctttccttccctccctcctctgatgccccctcatgtctctgcctcccaaaggcttgcacaactgtttgttgcagcagcccttgcTACAAGCAacacaggcaaatggtgcctttggggctgggcagggggtgctggttgccaggagctgaggcggctcagaaatgggggggggggcctgcaggggctgcctggaggacttccaagaagaggggagaggaggctgagggagcaCTCCACAATCTTCTGTGCCAAGCTAAAAGTTTGCAATAATGTTTCCCAATAATTCAGACAACGTCTGACCCATTTATTCTGGCTCAAATGAGTAACC encodes the following:
- the NMNAT1 gene encoding nicotinamide/nicotinic acid mononucleotide adenylyltransferase 1 is translated as MENLDDRTEVVLLACGSFNPITNMHLRLFELARDHLHETGRYKVVKGIISPVGDAYKKKGLISARHRVTMARLATESSDWVEVDDWESNQKEWQETIKVLRYHQQKLKHSCLTNSFDEVAPLNKMGRKRKRESGRQVPVSRNQPLTKGAPPQLKLLCGTDILESFAVPNLWKAEDIVEIVANHGMVCISRVGNDAQKFIYESEVLWKHKESIHVVQEWIANDISATKIRRALRRGQSIRYLVPDAVRAYIKQHDLYTAESEDQNSGVILAPFQRYMREAKNN